One stretch of Pseudomonas sp. NC02 DNA includes these proteins:
- a CDS encoding ABC transporter substrate-binding protein — protein sequence MCLDDLTHSRRDFLKLSAVLSAAGALPLLSSLQARAASEPDAPVRIGYLPITDATPLLVAHNNGLFEAEGIKAERPVLLRSWAQVIEAFISGQVNVIHLLSPMTVWARYGSKVPAKVVAWNHVGGSGLTVSPGITDVKQLGGKSVAIPFWYSIHNVVVQQLFRDNGLTPVARAAGSAIAANEVNLIVLPPSDMPPALASKRIDGYIVAEPFNALAENLNVGRVQRFTGDVWRNHACCVVFMHEHDLTNRPEWSQKVVNAIVKAQVWTRDNREEAVKLLSKDGENRYTPHAEPVLRKVLAPAASDRAAYLADGAIQHANWDEHRIDFQPYPFPSYTEELVRRLKDTLIEGDKKFLADLDPAFVAKDLVDDRFVRNAIAAVGGMKTFGLPEGFERNEEIGV from the coding sequence ATGTGTCTGGATGACCTCACTCACTCGCGCCGTGACTTTCTCAAACTCTCGGCCGTGCTCAGTGCCGCCGGAGCCTTGCCATTGCTGAGCAGCTTGCAGGCCCGGGCGGCCAGTGAGCCGGACGCACCGGTACGCATCGGCTATTTGCCGATCACCGACGCCACGCCGTTGCTGGTGGCCCACAACAATGGCCTGTTCGAGGCCGAAGGCATCAAGGCCGAGCGCCCGGTGCTGCTGCGCAGTTGGGCCCAGGTGATCGAGGCGTTCATTTCCGGGCAGGTCAACGTGATTCACCTGCTGTCGCCGATGACCGTATGGGCGCGGTATGGCAGCAAGGTCCCGGCCAAGGTCGTGGCCTGGAACCATGTGGGTGGCTCGGGCTTGACCGTATCCCCAGGCATTACCGACGTGAAGCAACTGGGCGGCAAGTCGGTGGCGATTCCGTTCTGGTACTCGATTCACAACGTGGTGGTGCAGCAGTTGTTCCGCGACAACGGCCTGACCCCGGTGGCCCGTGCCGCCGGCAGTGCGATTGCCGCCAACGAGGTCAACCTGATCGTGTTGCCGCCCTCGGACATGCCGCCGGCCCTGGCCAGCAAGCGCATCGACGGCTACATCGTCGCCGAGCCGTTCAACGCCCTGGCGGAAAACCTCAACGTGGGCCGGGTGCAGCGCTTTACCGGCGACGTGTGGCGCAACCATGCGTGCTGCGTGGTGTTCATGCACGAGCATGACCTGACCAACCGCCCGGAATGGTCGCAGAAGGTGGTGAATGCAATCGTCAAGGCCCAGGTCTGGACCCGTGACAACCGTGAAGAGGCGGTGAAGCTGCTGTCCAAGGACGGCGAGAACCGCTACACCCCGCATGCCGAACCAGTGCTGCGCAAAGTCCTGGCGCCGGCTGCCAGCGACCGTGCGGCTTACCTGGCTGACGGCGCGATCCAGCACGCCAACTGGGACGAGCACCGCATCGACTTCCAGCCGTATCCATTCCCCAGCTACACCGAGGAACTGGTACGCCGCCTGAAAGACACGCTGATCGAGGGCGACAAGAAATTCCTCGCCGACCTGGACCCCGCGTTTGTCGCCAAGGACCTGGTGGACGACCGCTTCGTGCGCAATGCAATCGCGGCGGTGGGCGGTATGAAGACCTTCGGCTTGCCTGAGGGCTTTGAGCGAAACGAGGAGATTGGCGTTTGA
- a CDS encoding ABC transporter permease, translating into MGLPGWLLGLSGLAGLLLLWWLGVKVFGSADGLSARFSLSATLASLWELLGRSELYLNIAVSLKRIFVGLFLALLIGVPLGLLVGSSRKLEAATTPAFQFLRMISPLSWMPIVVMLMGVGDQPIYFLLAFAAVWPILLNTAAGVRQLDPRWLQLSKSLSATRWETLRRVIIPGVMGHVLTGVRLAIGILWIVLVPCEMLGVSAGLGYYILDTRDRLAYSELMAMVLLIGLLGFALDAFARWLHQRWVHGG; encoded by the coding sequence TTGGGGTTGCCGGGCTGGTTGCTTGGCTTGAGCGGGTTGGCGGGGTTGTTGTTGCTCTGGTGGCTGGGGGTGAAGGTCTTTGGCAGCGCGGACGGTTTGTCTGCGCGGTTTTCGCTGTCGGCGACCCTCGCCAGCCTGTGGGAGTTGCTGGGCCGCAGCGAGCTGTACCTGAACATAGCCGTGAGCCTCAAGCGGATCTTCGTCGGGCTGTTCCTGGCATTGCTGATTGGTGTACCGCTGGGCTTGCTGGTGGGTAGTTCGCGCAAGCTGGAGGCGGCGACCACGCCGGCGTTCCAGTTTCTGCGGATGATCTCGCCGCTGTCGTGGATGCCCATCGTGGTGATGTTGATGGGCGTGGGCGACCAGCCGATCTACTTCCTGCTGGCGTTCGCAGCGGTGTGGCCGATTCTGCTGAATACGGCGGCGGGTGTGCGTCAGCTCGATCCGCGCTGGTTGCAACTGAGCAAGAGCCTGAGCGCCACGCGCTGGGAAACCTTGCGCCGGGTGATTATTCCCGGGGTGATGGGGCACGTGCTGACCGGCGTGCGCCTGGCCATCGGGATCCTGTGGATCGTGCTGGTGCCGTGCGAGATGCTCGGGGTCAGTGCCGGGCTGGGTTATTACATCCTCGACACTCGCGACCGGCTGGCCTACTCGGAGCTGATGGCGATGGTGCTGCTGATCGGCTTGTTGGGGTTTGCCCTGGATGCGTTTGCGCGCTGGTTGCATCAGCGCTGGGTGCATGGAGGGTGA